TCGTTATTGAACCTTGTTATTAGTAAAGGTCATTTAAGATAATGATGGGTTTTAAGATAATGTGCATAATTTATGGGAAGTCCATTCTTTTACACGTGTACGAAATTAGCTAgtgcataattttattaaattggaccttaaaatttatgtatatcacattataaatataatcaatgaaCTAATTTTGAGGACTTATAAAACCTTCTTCCCATTGGAATTTCAAGACAAATATTCAAGTTCGACTTTCCCAATTGGATAGTGCAGTAAAAATGAGACTCCCCAAATAATAAGATTGTTGTTTGATTTCGTTTCATATtttgatttgtattttcatttgtatttgagttttttttcattttgtatctTTTCATGTTGTGTTCTTGAGATCTCTTAGCTGGTaaacatttgtatatatgtagagTAAAAAACAGACTTCTGCTCGATTGATTTAAGACAAAAGTTAATAAAGCGTGCCCTATCACAGACTTAACTTAAAAACCTAAAACTTGGTAACGTAACAAATAAATGAGGATCATTGTAAAGCATTTTTTCTAAAGCTGCGGTTCCAATTGCGCGATTGCCCGTCGGGAGTTCAGTCCTACGAAGTGGATCTCTAGTTTACCAGGGGCGCCACACCTGACCGGGGCTGCTGATCTGGAGCAGGGACTCGTTGTCGCTGGCATATCCACTGGAAACGGGACTgatggaggagcaggagctggcaCTGGAGTATGAGCTAGAGCTCGAGCTAGATCCGCAGACGATACTGAGCGGAGTGTTGACGGCCTGTCGTTGTTCCATGGGCTGCTCCAGTTGGTTGAGACGCATGCCCAGGTGGGTCATCAGTGTGGTGCCAAAAGCCACATCCACGCGAGGAAGGGAGGCCAGGGCGCGGGACACTTCGTTGGCTGCCCGGATGTATCCAGCACGGAAACTTTGCTCGGGATTGGCTGGCACTTGCTTCTTAGACTCTTTGAGCTTGCGGAGATGCTGCACGGTGACTTCCAGAATGTCGGCCTTCTCGAATTTGGCATCGCCAGTCTGGGCGACGCACTCGGCCATCAGATCCTTGAGCTCGTCCAGGCACTTGTTGATTCTGGCACGACGCTTCCGCTCCAGCAGAGGCTTCATCACCTTGCGGTACTGATAGGTCTTGGACATTTCGTATTTGGTGGCCAttgtgtttggttttgtttatgttGTGTGTTTTGTTAACTTGAAGAATGACCTGTTGAAGAACTTCTTCGATCTTTCGGAGTAGGTTATCCTGAGATGTTGACTGCCCGACGATTGCGTTGGAAATGTTGCCTGCGTCTCCGGTTACCGCTGCTTTTATAGCTGCACGTGCCGCCGCGAGAGCGTCTCGTGCTCAGCGCACGCTGCTCGGAGAAAGAGAGAAGTGAGAGCTGCGGAGTCTCCGACGAAGAACCACCACCTGCGGAACAAACTACTTTTACTCAGTCACTGGGACACGATCCTCTCGCCTGCATTTTCGGTGGTGGGTTTTTCTCCACAAACAAGTTTGGAACACACCTGGGGCCAAAATAGTATGAATAGTATGATCAATGCACGCTAACTTCTCTATTTGAAAATACAACTTTCGTACGATTCTGACttatattaaaacttttaacttttttatttgaatatataattCTCTTACGGTTCTGACTTATGTTAAAAAGCCAAGCAAGATACCTTgagtattatattatataacaattattcaaaaaatattttaaatggtcttcttttgaattaattaaatgtaattaaaacatattaacATAAGGTCATGCATTCATACCTTAAAACTATATTGATGCACTTTGTAGGCATTGCAGTTCTTAAAAAGTAAACCCAGTACACCACactgtttttaaaaatacaaaaaaaattctagAACTCTAAAAACATTCTCGGTGCTATTGCTGTGACCCCAGGTGTCTTTGGTGTAAGTGAGTCTCGGCAGGGGATGAAGATGCGATGGtgcagtggtggtggtgcgacGGTGGTTGCACATGCTGCTTCTCTGTTTTCCTTTCCACTGACATTCGAATCGTGGGAAACACTTTGCCCTCAAGTTTCCCACAAGATTTTTCTCGCTCGTTGGTGTTATAAGTTATAATCGGAGGTAGCCCGTGTGCGAGTCCCGAGTCCGAGCTCCGAGTTCCGAGCCCTTATGCACATGGCACAGTGGGCCAAACCGATGAAACGCATGCGGGAATTTCGAAGGTGCCTTGCTTGAATGAAGTTTTCAAGGCTTTTCCAACTACGTGGAAATTAAGGTTTACGGATTTTACGCATTCTGCTATCTACTTGCTAGGCAAAGTTTTAGAAATTTTCGTAGGGGGATCGTGGGAATGCGAAGTGTGAGATGTCAGAAATGGGGCTTTCCAGGGCGAGGATGTGTGCAATTTTAGGACTCGCAGGTTTTGAAACCAGTACCTTACGGATTTTACGGGTTTGGTTGCCTGTTCTCAACTTGCTACGGTTAATTTCAGGACCTCTACTAAAAGTCGTGGGAACGTGAATTTTGGAATGTGATTCTTGGGGTTTTACCAAACGGAAGATGCGTGCAATTTTACGACTCGCAGGTTTAAGAGTAAGTGTTTACGGATTTTTCGTTGTCTTTCTACTTGTAAAGAAATTTTTCCTAAACTATGTGCTACGTGGGAAAGGTAAATTTGTTCCTTGGGGTTTTTCTAGGCGTATATGGTCGAAATGTAGGGACTTTTGTGGAAGGTGTTTTCTACTTGCTACGGATAATTTTGTTAGCTGCAACGGTGTGTGGGAACCTGAGTCTTGGAAAAAATTAGGGTTCGTGAAGGTTGCATTTTACAGATTCTCTTGGCATTACAAGTATCCAGATGGGTGATTTAAGAACCATTTTCAACCATTTTTCCATTCGACTTGAACCACTGTAAATCTGACCGAGCTGCTTGTGCGAGTCACGGGTAGTGCTGAAAAAACTACCACCTGccctttattttatttaattttttcttgtcCATCGTGGGCCCTACACATAACTATAGACCTCTCCCTCGCTCCCTCTCTTGTCAATTATGAATGCTGAATTGTAGCTTCTGTTGAACACTTGGTCCCTGGGTTTTCGGTTCGAATGGGATCGACCATCGCTAAGTGGCATACATATACGCGTATGGTATTCCTGCTCACGTCGGGACATCATCATCGTGGGACCCGGGACCCAGAAAAGGGATGATTGTTCGATGGATCGACGAGGGACATGCAAACTAAATGACTGTACGGCAAATTGACACACACTAAAGATTAAATGTATCGCATTCGTTAACTATATAAACAATATACATTCGTGGCCGGTTTGAGGAACGTTGCAGCGCGCtggctgcgactgcgactgcggctgCGGCAGGAAGTGTGTGTGCACTGCGTGCTGAGAGTGTGCTGCACAACGAGCCGTTACAATTTTCTGGCGACTGTGAGAAAATTTTTCGAACTGCACATGGCCAGCTCCGggctcttgttgttttttctactttttatAAAGTAGGGGGCAAGCATTTGGGCACGCATTGGGGTTGGCTTATTGTCAATGCATCGCTTTAatcgctgctcctgctgctgctgctgggcagtcgatgttgctgccgtgTAATTGAATATGTGTGCGCATGCGTGGCACGCCAAACGCGCGACAGACGCGGGCAGCTTAAGACAAAAGCCAAAGGGCCCCAACAGAAGCTTGCTGCACGCCACGCATGCGCAATAAAATCGcatgaaatgcaaaaaaaaaaaagaaaaggaattacaaatataaaaaagagttaaatttaaaattttttttgccggGATAAAGCTTGAGAATCGGCGACAGGAAATTATCATTTTGTGCGGAATGACAGGGCGGCGATTATCATTTGCTGCGATTAGCTTTGATGCCCGGATATGCGGGGATGTTGTAAACTTAAGGGGGTTTGGCTCTGATTTGCATTTGGTTTCGTTGGAATTTTAGTTTACGAAAGTGTTCCTTTATAATCTAATCCTATTATGTCCAATTTGATGTATTAAAAAGCGCTTGATTTAATAAGTAGATCTCAATTAGCTACACAGTTGGGCTGCTGAGGGATTTCTCCATTAACAAACTTCAATTAGTTAATGTCGGAAGGTGAATATAAAAAGCTAACAATCGATCTAATTAATGTTcgttcaaaacattttcaaagaGCTGCTAAGCCGCCTAAAAGATTTGATGAAGCCATACGCTAGGTGATTTTCTTTCAATTAGAATCCAATTGGCTGCTTTTCCTGCTAACGACCCCGTTTCCCACGTATCAAACAGCGATAATTTAAGtggatttctttttaatttatttgcttataaGCTAATAACATTTATACTACACTAACTAGCTTGAGTTCATATCACAAAGGTATTTAATATTCATCATTGGCAACCATTGGAGGTCTCCAACTGGAGAGGATGTCTGAGTGGCATCCTCCGGACTAGTTGGATACTTGTTGCTGGCACGCAATTCGATTCGCACGATCGTTCGTCAGCTCCATTCATTCATCGAATGATATGTTTTGTATTATTCATTCATCCATTCAGTCGCTTTGGTCGCATCTAACTACCGGTTTTTGTTCCATGAAGTTGTGGCTTTGGAtgatgttgccgctgttgtCTTGAGATTGTTGTGCTGCCTGCCGTTGTTGTCATCGATGCTTTGATTTCTTAAGATGTTGCTACTGTTGGCATTGCTGCAATTGTTATAGTTTATGTGGCTGCTACTGTTTCGGCTGTTAATATTCTCGCTTTCTGACAAGgtattgttgattttattggCAACGTTGCGGTTGCTTCGTGGTTTGCcgttgctgatgttgctggtgggcttgtagctttttttttgaggTGTAACTGGTTGACATTGCAATTATAATTGCAGTTGGGTGTTTCAACCAAATCATTCCTTGTTATATTGCTGGATTTAATGTTATAGTTTTTGATGTTGAAGATGCTACTAATAATAGTAGTCATTGAGGTTAGCTGCTTCGTCTTTTGTAGTGCAGCTCCTCCTGTTGCAACTAACTATTTACTATAATTGCGGTTGTTGACATGAGAGCAATTTCGTAATCGGATGTTTTGGTTCTCAGCACTGATTCATTTCAGATTTGTCTGGCAGGTGGTGTTCCTTCGTTTGCTGCTACTGCGAGTGCCAGTAGAAGCTGCCCGCTTCCGTCTCCAAGCAGATGACGAGGTGCTCCTCCAATCCCACTTGAGTTGCCCTCAGCATCCTCTCGTTGGCCTGGTTCTGGGCAATCTCCTCCAGGCTATCGTACCGCTGACTGTCGGCATGTGAGCTGTTTTTGCCAAATCGCTGCAGCATTTTGGCCAATAAGTTCTTTACTTTCGACATGATTATGGCAAGAGTGTGGTATCACTTTACGAATAAAAGTTCTTAGCGCGTTGATTCTCGAATTGCAACTGTTGTGGGCTGATGGCAAGTGCCGCGCTTTTATAGCCCGCCAGATAACCACCACCCAAAAGTCCAACCACCCAAAACAACAAGTGCCACATGTGGCGGACACATGTCCACACTCCgcgcaggagcagcagcaacagcagcaggaacatCATCCCAAGTATCAGCCCAACGTTCGCCTGCCACGCTTTCAGCGCAAGGAACACCGCAGCAAGCTCAACACGTGCAGGATAATCTCGttttcccccctcccctcACTCCCAGTGCATCCctttggatttttgtttttttctcgAACCAtcctcgttttttttttgtccattTCAATACAGAATAAATATTGAGAGCGTTGAGCAGTTGTGGTTCCCATGGATAAGGTTCGACAGCAAAGGGCCTTCCTTCCCCTATCCAGAGCGTATATCTCGATTTTTTGAGGCTAGGGGAAAAAGTATCCCACGGTTCGAGTGGCAGCTGTTTGCAATTTAGGCCACAGCCCCGCTCATTTCGTTGCCTTGGtggtgttgttggtggtggtggtggttccttgttgctgttgctgttgctgttggtgttgctgtgCCTGTTGCCCCTTTTGACACATATTGCActtgctgatgttgctgctgctgctcctgccgctgctgccgagTTGATTCAACTTTGGTTAATTGCTTCGCCCGCCGTTGGGTCACGCGTTGGCTTCCCAATCGCTTTCCACCTGATTGATGTTTGCTTTTGGGCCTGGAAAGCTCGGCGGTGGGCCAAACGCGTGGCGGTGAACAAGTGCTGCTCCTGTTCTGATTGGACGTGGGTTGGTCACGTGTGTGGAGCACCGCAGCATAGTTAATCCTCGCCAGAACAAGGTGCTTTCACTTGTGGTGGCGTCTTCTGATAGTGTTTTAATTCAGCTTATATGGGTTCATAATTCTGAAGTGTTTGTTGACTGTGGGCCTGGGTTTGGGAGTTGGACATTCGGCGGACGAGGGTTGTTCCTCGGCACGAGCTGCAAACGAAGTGGGTTTGAGGTTGATTGCTTGCGGGGAGTCAATTGTGTTTGAATGGTTAGCGATTAGAATGATTGACTGTGTGTTATTGTTATAGAGATACATTTAAAAGGGGTATCTTTTCTGTGGAAAGCACCTTTGAGATAAGTTTTATTGCATAAGATAGGGTAATTAATCAAGTGCTGTAAGTGAGACAATATCTCAAGTTTTGAAATTACCTTATCTCATTTTTTGACGACCTCAATTCATAAAAGCATTagtaattataatttcatttgacAGTCAATAAAggaaatgtaaaaaatgtaGAAGGTGTTCCCCACCCAACTACTTCTTGGGTGTTTTTCCCATGATGGGTATTATAATGCCAGAACAATCGCATTAACACCAGGAAGTGACCATTCTTCACCAAGCTAACTCTGAATTATTCTAAGCATCCCACGGACTGTGGGCTCTGAGCTAATGTCAGCCAACAATTGTCCACTTATCGTCTGGCTAATTTATGGCTGTGCAAACATTTGCCGACGACATTTACCTGACAAACAAACTGGTGGTCCGGCATAAATCCCTCAAAGGATTGGCCCACGAACGGACGACGCAAGTCAGGCGATGGGATCATTGAAATCCATCCAGTGGCTGTCAGTTGGCTGGCCCAACTGCTACTGGGGATTCTCACTCACCTTGGATACGTTAATGATTTGATTGCCCATTGACAGTCCGAATCACCACGTCCCCACGTCCCCGCAACTCCCATTCACCACTTCAATCAATGACAGACGGCTCGTTAAACTTCTTCTGCGGGTGCGTTCGTTCAATTAGCCCATGTCGTAAAGTACAAATAACTATTGCGTACAAGTTCCACGGAACTTGGATGGCAACTCTGGCTCTGGCTGTGTGGCTCTGGGCCCGGCCATAATCATTAAGCCCGCCGACTGGTAGCcggcaatttaaattaaacaatcgTCAATGACGGCGACAAGAGTGAAAAACTAAAGTAAAGCAGGCAGTAATCAGTCGGTTTCTCAGTTCACCAGTCAGTACGGCAGTCAGTCCGGCAGTTATTCAGTCGGGCAGTTAGTCAATCCGTCAGTGCATCAGTCAGTCACACGACGATTGCTACTTGGGCTGATAATAAGCGTCGCGCCGGCGCAATAAATGTGTGCCGACAGATAAATGTGTGTGCCCTCATCTGGTTGTTGCTTCTGTGTATTTACGACCAAGTGGTTGTCTGTGTATGGAGTATCTGTGTCTCGGCGGCTTTCCGTGTATCTGTGCCTGTAATCGTAACCATATAAGCGTCTTAAATGGCAGGTGTGCACATCGCGTGGGAAACACACGACGCGTCTCGAGCGGTTCTCACGATATGAAAATCGAGCAAAACAAACCGAGAGACCCCTTAAGACCCCTAACAACGGTGACAGCCACTTTCTCGGGATTCGAATTGGATTTGGACTGGGGATTGGGGTTAACGTTAAGGGTTGTCGATGGAGTGTGCATGGGGATCGGCCGAACATTGGGTCAGGATTTATGGGGCAGCGATGGTGAAGggtcccaaaaaaaaaaccatgaCTAGAAAGTGTATTTAAGTGCTTGTTTGTAATGgattggattttataatcACTTGCATGGGCAGATAAGGAATCCTTAGAATTTTAAGTACTTTGGATACACCCAATTGATGCCTTATAGTTCCATAGCTATAAATGCTTGCTATCCATAATTTGTTACCGAAATAAAGATTGTGTATGAGAACATGATTACATCAACCTCTAACAACCCATACTTAGTTATGTAGCTGATGTAAAGGATCTAAACGATCCTCCTTCATTCCTTTCAACGATGCAAAGATCAGTAAGCCACAACAAGACAATTACAATTTTACCGagtttgattttcatttgctggCCCAAACCGAATCAGTTTGTCGCAGACAATTGGGCCCAATTCTGAGCACCACGTTCCCACGTCTTGGCCAGCATTTTACGGTTTAATTGCAGTTACAATGCGTCGCCAGGACCCACACTCCTTGGCTAGACAATTGAAAAAGGAATAAAACACACAATGGGAGCCAAGGAAAGCAGCCTGAAAACTCATTCTTTGCACAACGATTTCGGTTTCCTTTCCCACGCACGCACAGCATAGCAATAAGATTTCCAGATCTTCACGGTGCTCGCAGGTAGCAGGTCCTCCAGCAAGGACCTTCTCcacactgctgctgttgctgctgctgctgctgctcctgcggctgctgcggGTATAAAAGCCGGTGCAGTCGAGGAATCCAGCATCATTCGAGCAGCATCCTGCAAGCAGTTCAGATCAGCTCAGCACATTTCTACAAATCtaccaaaagaaaaacacaatcACACACTACAAAATGGCACCACagagcaacaacaccaacaccgCTTTCGTCTCCAAGACCCAGCACTATTTGAAGGTGAAGAAGCCCCTTTTGGAGCGCCAGCGTCGTGCCCGAATGAACAAGTGTTTGGACACATTGAAGACCCTGGTGGCCGAGTTCCAGGGCGACGATGCCATCCTGCGAATGGACAAGGCCGAGATGCTGGAGGCGGCACTTGTCTTCATGCGCAAACAGGTCGTCAAGCAGCAGGCGCCGGTCTCCCCACTTCCCATGGATAGTTTCAAGAATGGCTACATGAACGCCGTCAGCGAGATCTCCCGTGTGATGGCCTGCACCCCGGCCATGAGTGTGGATGTTGGCAAGACAGTGATGACCCATCTGGGCGTCGAGTTCCAACGCATGCTGCAAGCCGATCAGGTCCAGACTTCAGTGCCAACCTCCACCCCACGCCCGCTCAGTCCCGCCTCCTCGGGATACCACAGCGATAACGAGGACTCCCAATCCGCCGCCAGCCCCAAGCCAGCCGAAGAAACCATGTGGCGCCCTTGGTAAATCATCACCACCAACATCATCAACGACATCGAATCCAGTCTTCCAGCTGAGGAATCTTCTTCAGCACCGACATTGAATCCTGTCTTCCACCAGCAACTTCTGTTGCAACGAATCAAGTCTTCCAATTGAATCGTTAACCATGTGATAACAGCTTTACCTAGATCATAAGCACACCTCAAGCTTTACTAGTTTGTTAAGGATTATGTTTTAAGAGAACACCACAACAGCTTTAATAGTTATtaagaataaaaaaacacaaaaacttaAATACTTTGGtctatttatttacaaaaattaacaacaaacATCGCTTCTTTCTAACTTTCTAATTGGTTTTGGAGTCTTCGTTTTGCAGATAACTCATTTACCTaatatgatttatttgttttagaTCTTAAGCAAAAAGAAGACCAGAATTCAGAGAACATTTTTTCTAACAACAATAACTAACTTAACGGCCAAAACTATCATTAATAGATTTTTATGGTTTGAATACAAATAGTTTTAAGaacttttttataaatatgttaaaGTTTAGTAAGATTATGAGGTTTTTGATAGCTCTGTTGTATGTTATATACAGATAAGGAAGAGAATAGAATAAAATAAGATTTacagaacatttaaataaaagtaactATCTCTTTGTATACAATATGGTGACAATGTCAAGTAAAAGTAATCCTATTCTATGAAGGTAACAGATTTTCAAGAACATTGTCTTGTTCTTCTAAAAGAAGAATATCACCCTTGTTGAGCAATTCATTAGAATAATTCCCCAGTTTTCGTGTAAAAGACACACATTAAGCCGTACCTCCCCCACCTGATGATCGATCTAAACAAGATTCGTGCTTGACAACTCAGCTGCGACCTCCTCGGCGAAGAGTTGAACTCCCCCGGGTCCAAGTAGGAGGTCCTCCGGCCATAAACCCAGTCAAACCCCTGACCAAGCGACGCCCCCGAGGACCggagacaaaaaaaaaaaacacagaccTGTCTACGCCTCGATCAACAGCTTAACACTGTGGTGTTGCACGTGTTGCAAAGTGTTGTCGAATCTGCATACCCCTCGAACCCCCGGACAGGGCTCACATATCGTTTTGGTactttttttcttgtttttgtcaGCCAGGGGAGGTTCCGGGCCCATCGAGTTAAACCGTCAATTACGACCGCTTTTGTGCCCTGCACGTGCGTGCTGAGTGATGGGCGGGGATCGGAGGAACGGGACTCCTTGAGGCTTGGATCGATGATATCCTAAACCAACATTGACAATGGCCACGGCCACGGCATTCGTGGAACTCGCCTCCCGCATATGCGACACACCATCGCACATACTAATTtgtaaactaaaaaataaaaaccaaatatataAGACATGTCTCGCTGTCTCGTGTCAAGTGCAATGTCTTTGTGTAACTCGATGATCCAAAGGACCCCACATGTGTGGTGCATCACCACACTGATTACTGTCTGTGTTATTTTATCATTACAAAACCAAAGAAACCGCCACGTAGGTCCGCCAGATCGTATTCATACTTAAGTACGGGTTGTACTCTAACACAGTTGGCATTTTAATGAAGTCTTGGGTATATCTTCTATGTTGGAAATGAAACAGTTACTTAATCAACCAAActtattatgtacatacattgaaattcaaaataaatttttctttaatcGTTTTAGAATCTATCATAGCAGTAATTTAAAGTAAGCCTTGATGaagataataatttataatgaGTACGATCCATGTACAGCTAAAGCCTTTGTAGAGGTCATCAAGTATTCGTATTATCTCAGTTCCTTAGAACCTCTCCCCGCGACTCCTTGTTATTGTTATGCTTACGCTTGTACACATGGCTCCGACTATATCCCTATAGCTCAGCCCGTCTGTCTAACTCAAGTGCAGATCATCTTTCGTTCTACGGAATTTTTCGCACGCCTCGTTTGATGTTCACGCTGCTGACCACGGAAAACGTAAACGGAAATACCGTAACAGATTCGGGCAGTTAGCACATCCTTCGGCTGGCGTGGGTGTGGAAGGTCCTGTCCGGTGTAACTGGACCTGCGGAAACCGGAGGAGGAGGGAAGACCTCAATGATCGGTGGGCTTTTCCCGCCGACAATCGAACGCACATGTGTGAAATTTTCACGTTCGCAAGTTGATCACGTTGCCCCACTCTGGGTAGATATGGTGGATATATTTGGGTTTTTGGTGGATGGCTAGTTGGATAGGTGGTTCGAGGGACGTGACGGGGCCGCAGTTTCTCGATCGTAACACCCTGCTGTGAGCGAAACGAGGTCGTCACGTGTACAAACACGATCATACCCACCCCCCTTTGAACACTTGGTCGGGAGACAATGGACTGCCAGGGTCAggttgattttatttttattttattttttttttcttctctttctCCGCTTTTGTGTGCGTCGGGCTAATCCACAGTTTTGGAACCTTTAATGATCGAGCTGAGATAAGAAATCAGTGCACGTGTTCGTTCAAAGATTTCCCTGGAAGATAGCAAAGTGATGGAGAAAAAGAAGGCACCACAGTAGTCACCAAAAACCCAGAAAAAAACCACTGCAGGGGCAGCCAAAATTTTAAAGACCCCCAGCGGGGCTTTGGTTTCCCATCCAAATGgttaactatttttatttgttttgccccTGCACGTGGGCACACAATAAAGTGCAGAAAAAACAACGAACACAAAAAAGTAACCATCAGAGGGAAAACTGGGGGCAATGAGTCAaccgaaataaataaaggacCAAAACACAATTAGATCGACACAATCCGTGCATAATAAGGCCGAATAATGCGGTAGCATGAGTCAACCAAAAACGATACGAGGAACTGGGAGAATCGACCATCGACCATCGACATAAAGGTCAGATTCCTAGAAGTAATTCAATAATTTGGGACTGTTGATACAGCAAAGGATATTCAAAAGATTCGAGGCAACTCTTGTTGTGATAAAACACAGAGGATTTTATAGAAATATTCTGCCTCTATATCAAAGATACTTTGTAGCATCGAAAAGAGGAGGGACTTTATTGGAATGGCTTTATCTCTTAATCCCGAAATTTGGCCCAGTTCCCTGTCAGCATTTTGTGTCTTTTAGATGACTTTTTCAGGACTACGGCAAAATGAAGCtgtacaaaaattaaattgagaCTTGAGcacgaaaacaataaaataacttTGAATTGGTGTTTTATAAATGTTATAGAAACATTTTAGTTATTACTTTGTGGAATCTTGTTATGTTGTTccaatgaattatttaaagtctgaaaacatttgcatataattttcttaagat
This genomic stretch from Drosophila yakuba strain Tai18E2 chromosome 3R, Prin_Dyak_Tai18E2_2.1, whole genome shotgun sequence harbors:
- the LOC6538425 gene encoding enhancer of split m7 protein, with product MATKYEMSKTYQYRKVMKPLLERKRRARINKCLDELKDLMAECVAQTGDAKFEKADILEVTVQHLRKLKESKKQVPANPEQSFRAGYIRAANEVSRALASLPRVDVAFGTTLMTHLGMRLNQLEQPMEQRQAVNTPLSIVCGSSSSSSSYSSASSCSSISPVSSGYASDNESLLQISSPGQVWRPW
- the LOC6538426 gene encoding enhancer of split m6 protein; the encoded protein is MSKVKNLLAKMLQRFGKNSSHADSQRYDSLEEIAQNQANERMLRATQVGLEEHLVICLETEAGSFYWHSQ
- the LOC6538427 gene encoding enhancer of split m5 protein, which encodes MAPQSNNTNTAFVSKTQHYLKVKKPLLERQRRARMNKCLDTLKTLVAEFQGDDAILRMDKAEMLEAALVFMRKQVVKQQAPVSPLPMDSFKNGYMNAVSEISRVMACTPAMSVDVGKTVMTHLGVEFQRMLQADQVQTSVPTSTPRPLSPASSGYHSDNEDSQSAASPKPAEETMWRPW